One Niabella beijingensis DNA window includes the following coding sequences:
- the rfbB gene encoding dTDP-glucose 4,6-dehydratase, translating into MKSIIITGGAGFIGSHVTRTFVNKYPEYQIINLDALTYAGNLGNLRDIEERSNYKFVKADITDANKIVEIFKEHQPDGVIHLAAESHVDRSITNPVAFVMTNVIGTVNLLNAAKEIWEDHYYEKRFLHVSTDEVYGSLGEIGLFTETSRYDPHSPYSASKASSDHFVRAYHDTFGLPVVLTNCSNNYGPNHFPEKLIPLCIHNILHNKPLPIYGDGKFTRDWLFVIDHARAIDLVYHKGKNGESYNVGGFNEWQNINLVKELCKQMDEKLGRPERTSEQLITFVKDRPGHDIRYAIDATKINRELGYSPSVTFEQGLSETIDWYLSNQEWLNDITSGDYQQYYKMQYTV; encoded by the coding sequence ATGAAATCAATTATCATAACAGGTGGTGCAGGATTTATTGGTTCCCATGTAACCAGGACATTTGTAAATAAATATCCAGAATATCAAATTATCAATCTGGACGCTTTAACTTATGCCGGAAATCTGGGAAATCTAAGGGATATAGAAGAGCGTTCTAATTACAAATTTGTTAAGGCTGATATTACAGATGCTAATAAGATTGTTGAGATTTTTAAAGAACACCAACCGGATGGGGTGATTCACTTGGCCGCAGAGTCTCATGTAGACCGGTCGATAACAAACCCGGTGGCGTTTGTAATGACAAATGTGATTGGTACCGTTAATTTACTAAATGCTGCAAAAGAAATATGGGAAGATCATTATTACGAAAAGCGTTTCCTCCATGTATCTACAGACGAGGTTTATGGTTCATTGGGTGAGATTGGTCTATTTACAGAGACTAGCAGGTATGATCCTCATTCACCGTATTCCGCGTCAAAAGCGTCTTCGGATCATTTTGTGCGCGCCTATCATGATACATTCGGGTTGCCAGTTGTTTTGACAAACTGTTCCAACAATTACGGGCCGAATCATTTCCCAGAGAAATTGATTCCACTTTGCATCCACAATATTCTTCATAATAAGCCACTTCCAATCTACGGTGATGGTAAATTTACCAGAGATTGGCTATTTGTAATTGATCACGCCCGAGCTATTGACTTGGTTTATCATAAAGGGAAGAATGGCGAATCTTACAATGTAGGAGGATTTAATGAATGGCAGAATATTAATTTGGTAAAAGAACTCTGTAAGCAAATGGATGAGAAACTGGGTAGGCCGGAGCGCACTTCAGAACAGCTTATTACGTTTGTGAAAGACCGCCCGGGGCACGACATTCGGTATGCTATTGATGCTACGAAAATAAACCGGGAGCTTGGTTACAGTCCTTCCGTTACATTTGAGCAAGGTTTGAGCGAAACTATTGACTGGTATTTATCAAACCAGGAATGGTTGAACGACATCACCTCAGGAGATTATCAGCAATATTATAAAATGCAGTATACTGTCTAA
- the wecC gene encoding UDP-N-acetyl-D-mannosamine dehydrogenase — MQAKVVTVGLGYIGLPTSALIANSGIPVHGVDISQHVVETINAGKIHIVEPELDKAVAKAVQEGFLKAGTRPVQANTYLIVVPTPFKGDHEPDISYVQAATEAILPLLKEGDLYIIESTSPVGTTEKMMALIFAKRPELQDKIYVAYCPERVLPGNVMYELVHNDRVIGGVNDDSTQKAKAFYGQFVKGELHSTNARTAEMCKLTENSSRDVQIAFANELSLICDKAGINVWELIRLANKHPRVNILQPGCGVGGHCIAVDPYFIVSEFPLESRIIGKAREINNHKAFWCAEKVKEARKEYQLKNNQEPKIALMGMAFKPNIDDLRESPAKYIVQRILQDANDEEYFVVEPNISEHNLFKLTNYVEALNNADIVVFLVAHKEFKNLNIPAEKIILDFCGVTNK; from the coding sequence ATGCAAGCAAAAGTTGTTACTGTAGGATTGGGATATATTGGTCTACCAACTTCAGCACTCATTGCTAATAGTGGTATACCAGTGCATGGAGTAGATATTTCACAACATGTAGTGGAAACTATTAATGCCGGAAAAATTCATATTGTGGAGCCCGAGCTGGATAAAGCAGTTGCAAAAGCAGTTCAGGAAGGATTTTTAAAAGCAGGCACGCGGCCAGTACAGGCAAATACATATTTAATTGTAGTTCCTACTCCATTCAAAGGAGATCATGAACCCGACATTTCCTATGTTCAGGCGGCTACTGAAGCGATATTGCCCTTATTGAAAGAAGGTGATCTCTATATTATAGAATCTACTTCACCTGTAGGAACTACAGAAAAAATGATGGCCCTCATTTTTGCAAAACGTCCTGAACTCCAGGATAAAATTTATGTTGCTTACTGCCCCGAGCGGGTATTACCAGGGAACGTAATGTATGAATTGGTACACAATGACAGAGTTATAGGCGGAGTAAATGATGATTCGACACAAAAGGCGAAGGCTTTTTACGGCCAGTTCGTAAAAGGAGAACTACACTCTACAAATGCACGTACTGCCGAAATGTGTAAATTAACTGAAAACTCTTCCCGAGATGTACAAATAGCTTTTGCCAATGAATTATCATTGATTTGTGACAAAGCCGGCATTAATGTTTGGGAACTAATTCGCCTGGCCAATAAACATCCCCGGGTGAATATTTTACAGCCTGGTTGCGGGGTTGGTGGGCACTGCATAGCTGTGGACCCTTATTTTATCGTATCGGAGTTCCCATTAGAGTCTCGCATTATTGGGAAAGCCAGAGAAATCAATAATCACAAGGCATTTTGGTGTGCAGAAAAAGTAAAAGAAGCCCGAAAGGAGTATCAGCTAAAAAACAACCAAGAACCCAAAATCGCATTAATGGGCATGGCCTTTAAGCCAAATATTGATGATTTACGTGAATCACCTGCCAAATATATTGTACAGCGTATTTTGCAGGATGCCAACGACGAAGAATATTTTGTAGTTGAGCCTAATATTTCAGAGCATAATTTATTTAAATTAACAAATTATGTAGAGGCCCTCAATAATGCAGATATAGTGGTCTTTCTAGTAGCGCACAAAGAATTTAAAAATCTGAATATTCCAGCCGAAAAAATCATACTCGACTTTTGTGGTGTTACAAATAAATAA
- the wecB gene encoding non-hydrolyzing UDP-N-acetylglucosamine 2-epimerase → MKKNLIVFGTRPEAIKMAPLVKEFLKHPDQFDTKVCVTAQHREMLDQVLDFFEITPDFDLDLMKPNQNLYTLTADILTGLKPVLEAFKPDFVYVHGDTTTTMAASIAAFYSGAKICHVEAGLRTHNKRSPFPEEINRQVTGRICDFHFAPTHTSKENLIQENISPQAILITGNTVIDALFDSSARVQQLNNADISQLKDIVNPDKRLILVTGHRRENHGQGFINICEALKQIATANPDVQIIYPVHLNPNVKGPVYEILSGINNIKLIEPLAYPAFVWLMNQAYIIITDSGGVQEEAPSLGKPVLVMRDTTERPEAVEAGTVILVGTDKQKIIFQTQSLLDSKERYEQMSALHNPYGDGKACERIVNFIKKLK, encoded by the coding sequence ATGAAAAAAAATTTAATTGTTTTTGGAACACGCCCTGAGGCTATTAAAATGGCGCCTTTGGTAAAAGAGTTTTTAAAACACCCCGATCAATTCGATACCAAAGTTTGTGTAACAGCACAGCATCGGGAAATGCTAGATCAGGTATTGGATTTTTTTGAGATTACACCAGATTTTGACTTGGATTTAATGAAACCCAACCAAAATCTGTATACACTGACCGCTGACATTCTTACAGGTTTAAAGCCTGTACTTGAAGCGTTTAAACCGGATTTTGTCTATGTCCATGGAGACACTACTACTACCATGGCAGCAAGTATAGCAGCTTTTTATTCGGGAGCAAAGATCTGTCATGTAGAAGCGGGGCTTAGAACTCACAATAAACGCTCTCCGTTTCCGGAAGAAATAAATAGGCAGGTAACTGGCAGAATTTGTGATTTCCATTTTGCCCCAACCCATACTTCAAAAGAAAATCTCATACAAGAAAATATATCGCCGCAGGCTATTTTAATTACTGGAAATACAGTTATTGATGCATTGTTCGATAGCTCGGCCCGGGTACAACAATTAAATAACGCAGATATCAGCCAATTAAAAGATATAGTCAATCCGGATAAAAGACTCATACTGGTGACCGGGCATCGCAGGGAAAATCATGGTCAGGGATTTATCAATATTTGTGAAGCATTGAAACAAATTGCTACAGCCAATCCTGATGTGCAGATTATCTACCCCGTCCACCTGAATCCTAATGTAAAAGGTCCGGTATACGAGATTCTGTCCGGTATCAATAATATAAAATTAATAGAGCCCTTAGCGTACCCGGCGTTTGTTTGGTTGATGAACCAAGCCTACATCATTATTACGGACTCAGGAGGTGTACAGGAAGAGGCTCCCAGTCTGGGGAAACCGGTACTGGTAATGCGGGATACAACAGAACGGCCGGAAGCCGTGGAGGCTGGTACTGTAATTTTAGTAGGCACTGACAAACAAAAAATTATTTTCCAAACACAGTCATTATTGGATAGTAAAGAACGATACGAACAGATGTCGGCGCTTCATAATCCCTATGGTGACGGGAAGGCCTGTGAGCGAATTGTCAACTTTATTAAAAAATTAAAATAA
- a CDS encoding GumC family protein has product MNEESVVSVEQPKEINLRAEITRYTRNWYWFVLGIVTCLVLAFFYLRYTTPVYQTSAELLVKDDKKGGGGTDAMQMFQDLDIFNTTKSVDNEVRVLKSKSLLQRTLRQLPDLQPTQFVQGNIRTSEAYGRNRPFIINIDTLYEDSLLKRGIGNYSISVNKPRSEFILTEDAGSSKTFRFGQKIQMPFGTFSINPNPNYRFSDDKILLRFNNIKEYAAAYAKNLSIDVSDQQTSTIIITVKDPVSQKAIDIINKLIEVYNQDAVDDKNIVSRNTVAFIDDRLRTLVGELSGVEKKVSEFKEKNQITDVTSDINQYMTQTQGLYQKMEDAKLQASILTSLQTYISKPGNEHTLVPTSLGIQDPTLNGLIQSFNDLQLKRQQTLTTVEPDNILVQNIDKSISTVRKSISENIRNLQKGVNVTQGLIDKDYGQFQSKIKTVPAVERQLLEIQREQGIKQTIYQYLLQKKEESLISLAATVSNSRIIDDTAADNKPVSPKKMLIYLGAIIAGILIPFAIMYIRDLLNDKVRLQKDILIRTNIPILGEIMHAQSDEELVVKENTRSPISEMFRLIRSNLKFATSGEEDKVILTTSSMSGEGKTFFCTNLGASLVLSGKKVVLLEFDLRKPKLLKGLGIPSSRGISNFVIDRSLSPADLVQPVRELKGMYVIGSGPIPPNPSELLLSERIVELFNFLKQEYDHIIIDCPPVGQVSDAFTLGNFANISAYVVRYNYTFKEQLNIVQDIYSNKKLNHLMIVLNDAKPQNSYGYGYGYGYGYGYGDNDVKTKRSLGKMIRSLFK; this is encoded by the coding sequence ATGAACGAAGAATCTGTAGTATCTGTTGAACAACCCAAGGAAATCAATTTACGTGCGGAGATCACCCGTTACACACGCAACTGGTACTGGTTTGTACTTGGGATAGTTACATGTCTGGTCCTCGCTTTTTTTTATCTACGTTACACTACGCCAGTCTATCAAACAAGCGCGGAGCTGTTAGTAAAGGATGATAAAAAAGGGGGCGGAGGCACTGATGCGATGCAAATGTTTCAGGACCTTGACATATTTAATACAACTAAAAGCGTAGACAATGAAGTACGCGTACTTAAGAGTAAAAGCCTCTTACAGAGAACTCTCCGGCAGTTGCCGGACTTACAACCCACCCAATTTGTGCAGGGGAACATACGCACTTCTGAAGCTTACGGGAGAAACAGGCCTTTTATCATCAACATTGATACACTTTACGAAGATTCCCTTTTAAAAAGAGGGATTGGGAATTATTCAATTTCAGTAAATAAGCCTCGTTCGGAATTTATCTTGACAGAAGATGCCGGTAGCTCAAAGACCTTCCGTTTCGGGCAAAAAATACAAATGCCTTTCGGAACTTTTAGCATCAACCCCAACCCAAACTATCGGTTTTCAGACGATAAGATCCTGCTTCGTTTCAATAACATTAAAGAATACGCAGCAGCTTATGCAAAAAACTTATCGATTGACGTAAGTGATCAACAGACAAGCACTATTATAATTACAGTTAAGGACCCTGTTTCTCAAAAAGCCATAGACATTATCAATAAACTTATCGAAGTTTATAACCAGGATGCGGTCGATGATAAGAATATCGTTTCCCGGAATACCGTGGCTTTTATTGATGATCGTCTGCGTACTTTGGTGGGTGAGCTCTCTGGGGTGGAAAAAAAGGTATCCGAATTTAAAGAAAAAAATCAGATCACTGATGTGACCTCGGATATTAACCAATACATGACTCAGACTCAGGGGCTTTATCAAAAAATGGAAGATGCCAAACTACAGGCATCCATTCTTACTTCTCTTCAGACATATATCAGCAAACCGGGAAATGAGCATACCTTAGTACCTACTTCTCTAGGAATCCAGGACCCTACCCTTAATGGCTTGATCCAGAGTTTTAATGACTTGCAATTAAAACGGCAGCAGACGCTGACAACAGTAGAACCAGACAATATACTGGTACAGAACATTGATAAAAGTATCAGCACGGTGCGCAAAAGCATTTCCGAAAATATCCGCAACCTGCAAAAGGGAGTAAATGTAACTCAGGGGCTCATTGACAAAGACTATGGGCAGTTTCAGTCCAAAATAAAAACTGTACCGGCGGTGGAACGGCAATTGCTGGAAATCCAACGGGAACAAGGTATTAAACAAACCATCTATCAGTATTTGTTGCAAAAAAAAGAAGAGTCCTTGATCTCCTTGGCAGCAACGGTATCTAATTCCCGGATCATTGATGATACTGCAGCAGACAATAAACCAGTTTCTCCCAAGAAAATGCTGATCTATCTTGGCGCAATAATAGCTGGCATTTTGATTCCTTTTGCTATCATGTACATACGAGATCTCTTAAATGACAAAGTACGTTTGCAAAAGGACATCCTAATCCGTACTAACATTCCCATTCTCGGAGAGATCATGCATGCTCAATCAGATGAAGAATTAGTGGTTAAGGAAAATACGCGCTCTCCTATCTCGGAAATGTTCCGTTTAATCCGCAGCAATCTGAAATTTGCTACTTCAGGGGAAGAAGATAAAGTAATTTTAACCACATCCAGTATGAGCGGAGAAGGAAAGACCTTTTTCTGTACCAATCTGGGGGCCAGTTTGGTTTTGAGTGGGAAGAAGGTGGTATTGTTAGAATTTGACCTGCGCAAACCCAAATTATTAAAAGGCTTAGGGATACCTTCATCCAGAGGTATTTCCAATTTTGTAATAGATCGAAGCCTTAGCCCTGCCGATCTAGTTCAGCCTGTACGGGAATTGAAAGGAATGTATGTAATTGGATCAGGACCCATTCCACCAAACCCTTCAGAGCTTTTGTTGAGCGAACGAATAGTCGAACTCTTTAATTTCCTGAAACAAGAGTATGATCATATTATTATAGACTGTCCGCCAGTGGGCCAGGTATCGGATGCCTTCACGTTGGGTAATTTTGCTAATATCAGCGCCTATGTCGTACGCTATAACTACACCTTTAAGGAGCAGTTGAATATTGTACAGGACATTTATAGCAATAAGAAGCTTAATCATTTGATGATAGTACTGAATGATGCCAAACCCCAAAACTCTTACGGTTATGGTTATGGCTATGGTTATGGGTATGGTTATGGAGACAATGATGTAAAAACGAAAAGAAGTCTGGGTAAAATGATAAGAAGCCTTTTTAAATAA
- a CDS encoding polysaccharide biosynthesis/export family protein: MKIRENAPFKTWEGVCVILAFTVLAMTSCRTNRNLVYFNNLPPEGDTTQIVNKMAAKIEKGDILGINITTLSPEYNQLFSSGAPPQSLVTTQSSAANTTVNTYNTNSFDATRSGYLVDEKGQVNLPVLGKIDIAGLTRKEAQDKITAEVAKTAKDPIVNLKFLNYKVTVIGEVARPGSFTVPDERVNVLEALGMAGDLTPYAIRENILVIREKDGTRTMQRINLTDKNVFTSPYFYLQQNDVVYVQPENNLKAKQVDASNYRWVPIATAGISAIAVILASLLR, from the coding sequence ATGAAAATACGTGAAAACGCCCCCTTTAAAACATGGGAAGGAGTGTGTGTTATACTTGCTTTCACCGTACTGGCGATGACATCCTGCCGTACTAACAGGAATCTTGTGTATTTTAACAACCTCCCGCCGGAAGGCGATACCACGCAGATTGTCAATAAGATGGCTGCAAAGATCGAAAAAGGGGACATCTTGGGCATTAATATTACCACTCTAAGTCCTGAATACAATCAGCTTTTCAGTTCTGGAGCACCCCCGCAATCACTGGTTACAACTCAGAGCAGCGCAGCAAATACTACTGTTAATACTTATAATACAAATAGCTTTGATGCGACACGAAGCGGATATCTTGTGGACGAAAAAGGTCAGGTAAATCTTCCGGTACTTGGGAAAATAGATATTGCCGGACTCACCCGCAAAGAAGCTCAGGACAAGATAACAGCCGAAGTAGCCAAAACAGCCAAGGATCCAATTGTAAATCTAAAGTTTCTTAATTATAAAGTGACGGTGATCGGAGAGGTAGCACGCCCTGGATCATTTACAGTTCCTGATGAGCGGGTGAATGTATTAGAAGCTTTGGGAATGGCAGGGGACCTTACGCCCTATGCCATCCGGGAAAATATATTGGTGATCCGGGAAAAAGATGGCACCAGGACCATGCAGCGCATTAACCTGACTGACAAAAATGTATTTACCTCTCCCTACTTCTACCTTCAGCAGAACGATGTGGTATATGTGCAACCGGAGAATAACCTTAAAGCTAAGCAGGTAGATGCCAGCAATTATCGCTGGGTCCCTATTGCCACAGCAGGTATTTCAGCGATCGCTGTGATCCTGGCTTCACTGTTGCGCTAA
- a CDS encoding acetyl-CoA carboxylase carboxyltransferase subunit alpha: protein MPQDQVRQFLDFEKPIKDLLDEIQLTKERTEKTKIDLSDQVVQLEHKVAETRRSITQNLTDWQRVQLSRHPDRPYTHKYIELMTENYVELYGDRNIKDDKAMVGGFATIDGHTVMIIGQQKGSNTKKRQLRNFGMANPEGYRKALRLMKLAEKFNKPIITLIDTPGAFPGLEAEERGQGEAIARNIYEMMRLKVPVICVIIGEGASGGALGIGVGDRVFMMENTWYTVISPENCSTILWRSWDFKVKAAEQLKLTSSKMKAFGLIDGIVPEPDGGAHWDYAIAAQNLKKQLIASLDELRPIDPQQRINERIDKFSKMGFWEEYK from the coding sequence ATGCCACAAGATCAGGTTAGACAATTTTTGGATTTTGAAAAGCCGATTAAGGACCTTTTAGACGAGATTCAGCTGACAAAGGAACGTACTGAAAAGACAAAAATCGATCTTTCTGACCAGGTGGTTCAATTGGAACATAAGGTAGCGGAAACGCGCAGGAGTATCACCCAGAACCTTACTGACTGGCAACGTGTTCAGCTGAGCCGGCATCCGGATCGTCCCTATACACATAAGTATATAGAATTGATGACGGAAAACTATGTGGAATTATACGGTGACCGCAATATTAAAGACGATAAAGCAATGGTCGGAGGCTTCGCAACCATTGATGGTCATACAGTTATGATCATCGGGCAGCAGAAAGGTTCAAATACGAAGAAACGACAGCTCCGCAACTTTGGAATGGCAAATCCTGAAGGCTACCGGAAAGCATTGCGACTGATGAAACTGGCGGAAAAATTTAACAAACCGATAATAACGCTGATCGACACCCCGGGCGCATTTCCCGGACTGGAAGCAGAGGAGCGGGGCCAGGGTGAAGCAATTGCCCGGAATATTTATGAAATGATGCGCCTGAAAGTACCGGTGATCTGTGTAATCATTGGCGAAGGTGCCAGCGGCGGTGCCCTGGGTATTGGCGTCGGAGACCGGGTTTTTATGATGGAAAATACCTGGTATACGGTGATTTCTCCCGAAAACTGCTCTACCATCTTATGGAGAAGCTGGGATTTTAAAGTAAAAGCAGCCGAACAACTGAAGCTGACCTCCTCAAAAATGAAAGCGTTCGGACTGATCGACGGCATTGTGCCGGAACCGGATGGAGGGGCACACTGGGATTATGCAATCGCTGCTCAAAACCTTAAAAAGCAATTGATTGCGTCTTTGGATGAGTTGAGACCGATCGATCCGCAGCAGCGGATCAATGAACGGATCGATAAGTTCTCCAAAATGGGTTTCTGGGAAGAGTATAAATAA
- the dapA gene encoding 4-hydroxy-tetrahydrodipicolinate synthase: protein MSLQEKFTGTGIAIVTPFNDDRSIDWASFEKLINFWIENKVEYLVAVGTTGESATQTREEEQEVFDFVKKITGGRVPLVAGVGGNDTREVLEAFGNMKLDGYDAILSVSPYYNKPRQEGIYQHYKALNDAAPLPIIMYNVPGRTGMSVSVETTLRIAHDCKNIFATKEASGSFEQVNQIMKAKPANFMVISGDDAITLPMIACGAKGLISVVANAYPKEYSDMVRLCLAGKFEAALPLHLKYLDMVDALFKEGSPSGVKYALHKMGYCKNTMRLPVVPVSKNHEERIDQLMAVIAN, encoded by the coding sequence ATGTCACTACAGGAAAAATTTACAGGAACCGGCATCGCCATTGTTACGCCATTTAATGACGACCGATCGATCGACTGGGCAAGTTTCGAAAAACTGATCAATTTTTGGATCGAAAATAAGGTGGAATACCTGGTTGCAGTTGGAACTACCGGAGAAAGTGCCACTCAAACCCGCGAAGAAGAACAGGAGGTGTTTGACTTTGTAAAAAAAATAACAGGGGGAAGGGTGCCGCTTGTTGCAGGGGTTGGCGGCAATGATACCCGTGAAGTACTGGAAGCTTTCGGGAATATGAAGCTGGATGGCTATGACGCGATACTTTCCGTATCTCCTTACTACAATAAACCCCGCCAGGAAGGGATCTATCAGCATTATAAGGCATTGAATGATGCGGCACCGTTGCCGATAATTATGTATAATGTACCGGGACGTACAGGAATGAGCGTTTCCGTAGAAACCACATTGCGTATTGCCCATGACTGCAAAAATATCTTTGCTACCAAGGAAGCCTCCGGCAGTTTTGAACAGGTGAACCAGATCATGAAAGCAAAGCCTGCAAACTTTATGGTGATCAGCGGGGATGATGCGATTACCCTGCCAATGATCGCCTGTGGCGCAAAAGGCCTGATCTCTGTAGTGGCCAATGCTTATCCCAAAGAGTATTCGGATATGGTACGGCTTTGCCTGGCAGGAAAATTTGAGGCAGCACTTCCCCTGCATTTAAAATATTTAGATATGGTGGATGCCCTGTTTAAAGAAGGCAGTCCTTCAGGAGTAAAGTATGCGCTGCATAAAATGGGGTACTGTAAAAATACCATGCGGCTCCCTGTTGTTCCTGTAAGTAAAAATCACGAAGAACGTATTGATCAACTGATGGCAGTGATCGCAAATTAG
- a CDS encoding saccharopine dehydrogenase C-terminal domain-containing protein produces the protein MKKILLFGAGKSATVLIRYLLDQAAQENWQLTVAEANPELAKSKLNGHPRGTAVALMADDVLLRKTLITESDIVISMLPPALHILVARDCLELKRDLLTASYIDEELLLLKDAIEANDLLFLCETGLDPGIDHMSAMQLFDRIRSAGGTISGFKSHCGGLIAPESDNNPWHYKISWNPRNIALAGYAGAVYKTDGQLKEVPYQEVFENCPVIEVPGSGKWACYPNRNSLTYIPVYQLDSATTVVRSTLRHPDFCTAWNYIVKAGLSTLTDAELINSYRDKSIADWFTACLNFYTRAETFADFLNRYVPAAEQELVDHLFRYLGLMSDGPLPRHTTVSADILQYLLETRLTLSPGDRDMIIMIHEVEYQMQGVHQKTISSLIVKGEDAVHTAMAKTVGLPLGIATKLILTGHIRAKGLCIPTGKEIYDPLLRELEQNGIRFYEKEELL, from the coding sequence ATGAAAAAGATCCTTCTGTTTGGAGCCGGCAAATCTGCTACGGTATTGATCCGGTACCTGCTGGATCAGGCAGCGCAGGAGAACTGGCAGCTTACGGTTGCCGAAGCAAATCCGGAACTGGCAAAAAGCAAATTGAACGGCCACCCCAGAGGAACAGCTGTTGCGCTGATGGCAGATGATGTATTGCTCAGGAAAACACTGATCACGGAATCGGATATCGTCATTTCCATGCTCCCCCCGGCCCTGCACATCCTTGTCGCCCGCGATTGTCTGGAACTAAAACGAGACCTTTTAACAGCCTCCTATATCGATGAGGAACTGCTGTTGTTAAAAGATGCAATCGAAGCCAATGACCTCTTATTTCTTTGCGAAACAGGGCTGGACCCTGGTATTGATCATATGAGTGCCATGCAGCTTTTTGACCGGATCCGGAGCGCCGGTGGTACGATATCCGGCTTTAAATCTCATTGCGGCGGATTGATAGCTCCGGAAAGCGACAACAATCCCTGGCATTATAAAATCAGCTGGAATCCCAGAAATATCGCACTGGCGGGCTATGCGGGGGCTGTTTATAAAACTGACGGGCAATTAAAAGAAGTCCCCTATCAGGAAGTTTTTGAAAATTGTCCGGTAATTGAGGTACCCGGTTCGGGCAAATGGGCCTGCTACCCCAACCGGAATTCACTGACCTATATTCCCGTTTACCAGCTCGACAGCGCTACAACCGTTGTCCGCTCCACTCTGCGGCATCCCGATTTTTGTACCGCCTGGAACTATATTGTAAAGGCCGGGTTATCTACGCTTACGGATGCAGAGTTGATAAACAGCTATCGGGATAAATCCATTGCCGACTGGTTCACGGCCTGCTTGAATTTTTATACGCGGGCGGAGACTTTTGCAGATTTCCTGAATCGATATGTGCCCGCTGCAGAACAGGAACTGGTGGATCATTTATTCCGTTACCTGGGATTGATGAGCGACGGGCCCCTGCCCCGGCATACAACGGTTTCGGCTGACATCCTCCAATACCTGCTGGAAACAAGACTCACCCTGTCCCCGGGAGACCGGGATATGATCATTATGATCCATGAGGTCGAATACCAGATGCAGGGGGTACACCAAAAAACGATCAGTTCGCTTATCGTAAAAGGAGAAGACGCCGTACATACGGCCATGGCAAAAACCGTGGGGCTTCCGCTGGGTATTGCAACCAAACTGATCCTGACCGGGCATATACGGGCAAAAGGATTGTGTATACCTACGGGAAAAGAGATCTATGATCCCCTGCTCCGGGAGCTGGAGCAGAACGGGATCCGGTTTTATGAAAAAGAAGAACTCTTGTAA
- a CDS encoding superoxide dismutase family protein codes for MKKSFFAVGTVALMILASCGNSASDTKTTDSTGMAPVDTGASTSTAPAPEGTQVAVANLQLTADSTKHIGTAKFYKLTDGKIRLDLEIDLKERADSNVAVHFHEHGDCGMKGENSHGHWNPTKSNHGEWGSAAFHSGDIGNIKLDASGHATKSVTTDLWSVDPGEKEIIGRAIIVHGGTDDYKTQPTGNSGPRIGCGVITKP; via the coding sequence ATGAAAAAATCCTTCTTTGCTGTGGGCACCGTGGCCCTCATGATCCTGGCCTCCTGCGGAAATAGCGCTTCGGACACAAAAACAACAGACTCCACGGGCATGGCACCGGTAGATACCGGTGCTTCAACATCCACCGCACCAGCGCCGGAAGGCACACAGGTGGCGGTTGCAAACCTGCAATTAACTGCCGACAGCACCAAGCACATTGGAACAGCCAAGTTCTACAAACTTACAGATGGAAAGATCCGGCTGGACCTTGAGATCGATCTGAAAGAGCGGGCAGACAGTAATGTGGCGGTACACTTTCATGAGCACGGCGATTGCGGCATGAAGGGAGAAAACTCACACGGGCACTGGAATCCTACAAAATCCAATCACGGTGAGTGGGGCTCTGCCGCCTTCCACTCCGGCGATATCGGCAATATCAAATTAGATGCTTCAGGGCATGCAACAAAAAGTGTAACGACTGATCTGTGGAGCGTGGATCCGGGCGAAAAAGAGATCATTGGCCGCGCCATTATCGTACATGGCGGTACCGATGATTATAAAACACAACCCACCGGCAACAGTGGTCCCCGCATCGGCTGCGGTGTTATCACAAAGCCCTGA